Proteins co-encoded in one Nicotiana sylvestris chromosome 7, ASM39365v2, whole genome shotgun sequence genomic window:
- the LOC104219289 gene encoding peroxidase 3: MASFSYLSILVLCILGIVSSGHAQLQLNFYAKSCPKAEKIIKDFVQKQVPKAPNTAAAILRMHFHDCFVRGCDGSVLLNFTSSTGNQTEKQANPNLTLRGFSFIDAVKRLVEAECPGIVSCADIIALVARDAVVVTGGPSWNVPTGRRDGRISNVSEANADIPAPTSNFTRLQQSFGKKGLDLNDLVLLSSAHTIGVSHCSSFSERLYNFTGILGTQDPSLDSEYADNLKSRKCKSINDNTTIVEMDPGSFKTFDLSYYKLLLKRRGLFQSDAALTKRTTTKSFIEQLVEGSLKEFYAEFAKAMEKMGRVEVKTGSAGEIRKQCAFVNS, translated from the exons ATGGCTTCATTTAGCTATTTGAGTATTCTGGTTTTATGTATTCTTGGAATAGTAAGCTCTGGACATGCTCAATTGCAGCTTAATTTCTATGCCAAGAGCTGTCCAAAAGCTGAGAAAATCATTAAAGACTTTGTCCAAAAACAAGTTCCAAAAGCTCCAAATACTGCAGCTGCCATACTTAGAATGCATTTCCATGATTGCTTTGTTAGG GGTTGTGATGGATCTGTACTTCTTAATTTCACTTCAAGTACAGGAAACCAAACTGAAAAACAAGCTAATCCTAATCTAACATTGAGAGGCTTCTCCTTCATTGATGCTGTTAAAAGATTAGTTGAAGCTGAATGCCCTGGAATTGTCTCTTGTGCTGATATTATTGCCTTGGTTGCTAGAGATGCAGTTGTAGTCACA GGAGGTCCTTCTTGGAATGTGCCAACTGGTAGAAGAGATGGAAGAATATCAAATGTTTCAGAAGCCAATGCTGATATCCCAGCTCCAACTAGTAACTTCACTAGGCTACAACAATCTTTTGGGAAAAAGGGTCTTGATTTGAACGACTTGGTCTTACTATCTA GTGCACACACCATTGGAGTTTCTCACTGCTCCTCATTTTCGGAGCGTCTATACAATTTCACAGGGATTCTTGGTACACAAGATCCATCTCTAGACAGCGAATACGCGGATAATCTCAAGTCCAGAAAATGCAAATCAATCAACGATAATACCACTATCGTTGAGATGGATCCAGGTAGTTTCAAGACATTTGATCTTAGCTACTATAAGCTTCTGCTCAAAAGGAGAGGTTTATTCCAATCTGATGCAGCTTTAACAAAACGTACCACAACGAAGTCATTTATCGAACAGCTTGTCGAGGGATCACTCAAAGAATTCTACGCTGAATTTGCTAAGGCAATGGAGAAAATGGGGAGAGTTGAAGTTAAAACAGGCAGTGCTGGTGAAATCAGGAAGCAATGTGCATTTGTGAATAGTTAA